The DNA region gtgtgtgtgtgtgtgtgtgtgttctagctgtacacaaatttgatttccagggTATTGGTGCACTTAAAACCAGCTGTATTGAGTCAGATTCCATCAATGTGAGCACTCCAAGGTGTGGATCTTACTGTAATAATTGTTGCGTCAGTAGATGATCATAGATTGTGACAGTAGCTGCGTCATCAATGGATCTGTATAAGGAATGACACAGGTTTCCATGGTGCTAGTTAAAGACACAATATTTCTACTTCTCAACTTGTCATAAATCTTGAAGTCAATTGAATTGTAGGCATTTAATACCAAATTCTCTGTTCCCAAGTCAGGGAGTACACTGCGTGTATGCTTGGGGGAGACAAAATGAGCTGATTCAGTAAGATGGCCCCGTATGTTTATACAGAGGGTCAGAAAGTATGCAGTCATAGAATCAGTTCATCCATAACAGTTGCCTTCTATATCACCTGCACATCATTAAGTAACAAAGAGGTTACCATATGTCATTCTGTGCTAGTTTGAGCCCTGAGAAATATGTTTAGGGAGAGATAAGTGTTGGCTGTGATTATATGTCTCCACTTACCAGTGGAACTTTAAGTGAAATTTTCATTGGCGAAATATGTGGACATTCTTCAAAAGAAGGAAGATATCCTATCATTGTCCATGTAGTCGtcgtcaacaacaacaacaacaacaacaacaacaacaacaacaacaacaacaacaacaacaacaacaacaacaacaacaacaacaacaacaacaacaacaacaacaacaacaacaacaacaacaacaacaacaacaacaacaacaacaacaacaacaacaacaacaacaacaacaacaacaacaacaacaacaacaacaacaacaacaacaaccgtaGTGTTACTTTTGAGAACCACAAGATGACATGTATCAACCATGGCCATTTCTGCAAAGAATTGTGTGTATGTAAAGTGCATATGAAATGGTCCACTGATGTGAAGGCCTAGAGGGTTTAATGCATGGCATGGCAGACTTTGTTAGCTCCATCAGAGAAACCTTTCCCACATGCATTGATTGTGAAAGTATGAAACACAGCAAGGTAATAttcctgtcatttttttctgaatgcAGTGCCATGTGCTTGtttgctttactttttttttttctaattctggAGTTGGGTGTCAGACTAAACTCATTGTTATGAAATTACACATGATTATCTAATGGGCTAAACATTTTGATCAATGGTTAGTGTTAAAATTGATACATATTCCTCGCAGTTTGAATGGTGATTGCCCAAAAGAGAAtggacatacaatgtagtgtatgtgtgtgtgtttgtggttgTATACTTTATGTAAATTtctgtgtgttgtttttgtttttgcttgttttatttggaatggtgtgtgtgtgtgtgtatgtgtgtgtacgtgtgtgtatgtgtatgtaaggTGTCAAAGCAATTGTTGCCATCAACCTCTGCCTTGTAGGCTCCTAGAGGTTAATAAAAATGCTTTGTCTACTCACTCAGTGATGATGATTTCAGTTTCTGCCATTACTTCAATTTATGTGCACTGCCCCCTAGTGACCAGCTGGGACCTATTCAGCAGTCTTTGATATGCAAATGTGTCATGCATCATGTGTTttgaagtactgtaaaagtggatattttcgcgttactaatttttcgtgcttggcGGTGTCAGAAAactttcgtgtgtttttaattccgtggaatcaagacatcaagtatggaacatatggcacgaaaaaatattcatgtgcttttattttcacgctagcttctcgttgcgcgaaatgcgtgaaaatttcaacaccacgaaaatctccacttttacagtagatggcCTCTCAATACATGAGCAGCTACCATACTGTATCAGATACCATTGTTAGAGCTGTAAAATGTGACTAATAATCACTGATGCAGATTGACTGATTAATTTCTGCAATGTGTAATAATAGAATGGGATCTAGGTGAttggaacaaaaacaaaaggtgaaAATGCATCAATGGAATGCGCTCACATGAAATGATATATCTTTGAATGAAATTAAGTTGAGAAGTATTATTTCTGATTGTCATGGAAACTGTATGCTCAAGCATGTTGTCCTCGGCAACACGAACGTTTAATGGTGCTATATGAGCTTTAAGCATTTGGATGGTAGTGTGTATAATGTGAGCAGTTGTCCGGAATTTGCAAATGCAAGTCGGAAGGAGACAGTGTTCTTCTTCTTGTATACTGTCCAACACCCCTTAGTAGGGGCCAACCGGACAGGGGGTTCAGGTCGGGACTTTGTGTTGTGTATGAtaagagaggaaaaaacaacaaaaaggctGTTGTTATCTTGCCAGTTGGATAATAATTGTGCTTGCCAAATAAAAGAGACGGTATAAGAGCTAGCTAGCTGGGACTGTGAAGATAGTACTGTAGTGCACTGTGTTGCATTGTGTGTGATTCAGGGATGAATTTTTACCTTGGCAATGTGTCGAAGAGAATGTTACTGGAGACCAGGCGAGGCCAAGAGATAAAAAGGAGTAGAAGAAAGTATATGTGGTGAACGTAATGTTTTGTGTGCAGCGAACATCTCGCGTAGTTATCAGGTATACAAGCAAGTCAGATAGTATAGCACAGAGTGTAACAGTAAGTGATGTTGATGTACCAAAGGACATATCTCACGGGTGATACTGGAACAAGAATTGGTAGACGGTGGGATGAGATGAGGTTTTTCAATCTTCATGAATATACCAGTCATCAGTCAGACTTAACTGAGTTGAAATTGATGGGGGTCGTGTAAATGtcaaatggatttttttttttcaagccccACAAAAGTGTGCATTTACTGTACTGCTGTTGAATGTTATCTTACTACAGTTtggaagaaaaaatatgttgagGCAGTCAATGGGTCTAAAATATTGTATAGTTCTCCAACTTATCATTGAGTATGGTATTTGCTGGCAGCACAATCATGATAACATGGTATTttttgttatgacatttgtgtcTAGTAAACACACTAATGTTACACTCACAAAAGAGTGTTTTTTGTATCATTACATggcatcatcaacaacaacaacaaaatctccCATATGAATTGCAATATAATGTCAGGAATATAAAAGTGGCATACATCAATTCAGAAATCAATTCCTtattaaaaagagaaagaaagtcaTTTGTCAATTTTTGTCATATGTGTCACTTTCAATGCTGTTCTCACAACATTCTTAGATGTGATTCAAGAATCAGTTTCCGAAGTCAAGTGACCCTGGAAGGAAACAGGTTGAAGTATTTCTTGAGATCTGCAGTGTTTTGCATATATTATGTGTTTTGCATATATTATGTTTTGATCAACtacatgacatgtttgtcagtgCACTGCATGTGTTTGCTAAATTTTAATGGCAGCATGAATTTTGCCCTTCTGCTGTATGGAGCactgttttattcatttcttttccttttttttgttgttgtcatgttCAGCATAATCTTAAAACCAAACAGATCAGCTACTGATGTTGTAGCGTAAGTAAAGTctcatcatttaaaaaaaaataaataaaaacacaataaaaacaaatagcaATGTTCAGTCAGAATAGTTTATGTCTTAATGCATTTGAGAACATATTATGATGGTATAAAGAAATTACTTTTATTCTTTGTTTACAGCATTTGTAGCACAGGTCAAActtatcaaatgaaaattactctTCCTGGTacattggtacatgtatttaacaataAGATCTGAGCCCCAGTGTAACGTCTTACTCCCTTTGACTTTCTAAAACGGGtaacttctttctttttagtgTGATGAATCAGACTTCTTGATAATTCATGTTATACCTATTAAACACATCTTCCATGTTActagcacattttttttttttttagttaattACTATTTGAGCGTGCTATGCGATTGAGCTTATTATTAATGTCCTGACCCATTTTCTGCAGGTATGAATGCACTTAGCTTCTCCTGAAAACTATCGTACATTCTTTATGTTTGTGTCCACAACTTCCTGTTGTTTCAAAACCAAGTCAGTAAGTTGCATTTCTAGAGTACATTGCTGCAGATGCTTATAATAGTCTTCAAGAATTTTTTAAAAAGTGACCTTGACAAGAATCATGACCAAATTTGTAAATTTCTGATTTGTTGTGGGgttttgttatgattattaCTTTGTTGCTCAGCATTAAAATTCAAGCCCTGGCATTTACGGGTGAGGGCTGGTTCTTTCTTCATGAACATGCTCAGTCAGTGTTGAACAAACATTACTCATCAGTCAAATACTTAAGAAATGATAGATTGCAATGTGATCAAAATAATCCATAGGGAAATAAGGATAGAGACACGGGTGCTAATAATGAAATTGTGCACAAGGTCTAGCAAGGTACGGTACATAGATAAAACTTTTGTCATGTGGGTTTTGCATTAAGACACTGGCATTTCCGGCTGACttcattttgttgtatttttagaGGTATACCTACTACACTTCTGGTCCTACAGGAAGATGAGATATTTTGAATTATGTACTTTTCAGAGCTAACTTATAGAGAGTGTGTGATGtttttaagcaaaaaaaattattttcattatatgtATACTCATTTCATTATGttacattgttttgtattccttTGGGACTTGCTTGTGCATTGTttctataaaaaagaaaatgataataatcttTTGAATGCAAAAGGGAATCAAGTAGTGTCTCTTAGTGTAGTTGAGTGGTGGAGTTACAGTGTTGTTACAGAACCAATGAAAAGATCAGACTCTTAATCCACTGTCTATAACTGAAGTGATGTGTACAAGAAGAGAGGAAAGGAAACCTGTGCAATAAAGGGAACCATTCCACTAGAAGGACGTATGTGTGTGCTTCGTTATTTGCATAAATACCTTTCTGCCAGTGGCTTCAGTGGTGTGTGTCCATGGGATTCGTACTTTCTAGCAAACCACTGGGTCAAAGTACGGCACTTGTGAATGTGTggattatgtatacatgtgtaagttTGCATGTTTGTGTTGGGGAAAATTGGtacattttcttccattttagaTCCATTTCTTTAATTGaattaaaatgtcatttttcattGGAATATTATCTGCTATGTGAAATACTATTACTTAGTTGCCCCTTTGACATGGCAATGGATTGTTAATGTAAGGCTGAATTTGATACCAACAGGCAACTATAACtggaaaatacaatgtaggtgtcATTGACATTTGGTTACTGGTCTGCATATTACAAAAAGTGATATAATGTTGAATCCACATCAAGTGGTCACTTTGTATTATGAAAGATATGCCATAAGTTTGTGTTTACATTATGACGGCATGGGAGTAAGGAATTATTCTGCCAAATATAGTAATGTTTGCGTTGTTAGAGCCAATAGGTGTTACAAGCAACTTGATGTTGGTAACTCTTGATAAGTTCACAAATTCCTTCAACATGCATGGTAATTTGGTATTTCCTCTCGCAAAATCGTGTGGCCAAGGTGCCAGCATTGCTGAGATCACTTTCTAACATACCCAGTAtctcttcaatttgtctccctctacaaatgaaatttgtaagattgcaactgctgaacTATAATTTTAATAAACATATGTCAGGGAAAAAAAGAACCACGGGACCCAAACATGTCATCTAGAATTTCTATTGCTTTCCGGGCActgacactaccaccaggctgtccctagTTGCCGGCAGTGACGTGCACGATGGgcttgtagagggagacaaattgaagaaaacacaCGTTTAACACCTTTACCCCTCTGCTTAATTATCTCTTGCTTTTAAGGCAGATCTTGTTTCTTTCTCGAAAGAAACGAGGGGACGAGGAGTTtagtaatattttgttttactttgcattctctgtggaacatatccccgatgAAAAATACAGACTGATATTTCAGTCTCATTTCTACTTCTACTTTGTTGGTATTGGCTTCCTGCAACCACCTACTCTACGTGTAAGTAAACTGTAAAGGAGCAaactttatatttctttcttgaTAAAGTGGTGGCTCTAAAAAGAGCCGTTTTGTGCTGGTCACAAGTTGGGCGTGACACAGTCGTGTGACTGGCGTCACATCTTATGCGGACTTGCCGGTCTTCTTGGGCAGAAGCACAGCCTGGATGTTGGGGAGAACACCACCCTGAGCGATGGTCACTCCTCCGAGCAGCTTGTTCAGCTCCTCGTCGTTGCGGACGGCCAGCTGCAGGTGACGGGGGATGATTCTGCTCTTCTTGTTGTCGCGGGCGGCGTTGCCAGCGAGCTCGAGGATCTCGGCGGTCAGGTACTCGAGCACGGCGGCGAGGTACACGGGGGCACCAGCGCCAACACGGCTGCCGTAGTTGCCCTTCTTCAAGAAGCGGTGCACACGGCCGACGGGGA from Diadema setosum chromosome 1, eeDiaSeto1, whole genome shotgun sequence includes:
- the LOC140230965 gene encoding late histone H2A.2.1, coding for MSGRGKGGKAKAKAKSRSSRAGLQFPVGRVHRFLKKGNYGSRVGAGAPVYLAAVLEYLTAEILELAGNAARDNKKSRIIPRHLQLAVRNDEELNKLLGGVTIAQGGVLPNIQAVLLPKKTGKSA